One segment of Tetrapisispora phaffii CBS 4417 chromosome 1, complete genome DNA contains the following:
- the SEC5 gene encoding exocyst subunit SEC5 (similar to Saccharomyces cerevisiae SEC5 (YDR166C); ancestral locus Anc_8.357) → MSNPFDITENQLLDFYELNSLDPKDSWLSNSTKTTDLSKWQNVSDFQDESYEILKDLMNQKILDNNNPSNNSQINNDIVADPLNNKKMLEVLNMNKIPLEMQSNFLINNKKFDVIKFLKVIHDKDSFEDLSQSLDNLDNNLKNQSKELRMLIQDNFTKYVKVKNRVDQIYENFSSQDRSNSRNSIDIEALNGKLDDAVKATNQRLKPLYESANKIANYEKAKTFFEENKLYINSPKLLRTYLEKKEYRSLMVEYLNALNNYNELKVSYEKHNIKLPTIITRIHLENEKLIESYRCHIWEDLLNLENDVTQEQFLQLISKLLDLDCNQGNPILKWISKRLDSFITQFEELSVEFRGKIINSGKAILSNFKDSSEDAVDLSHYLSVETISNDYSSSFKETSEDINHNNSMSNNRNVNELVTSDKKFNENRKLGVLPIEFLTDSSIIIEMWLLILRYIDLIEKCSRQFIEFWDHVEKFMDGSYKSILLNDKKKENILGNMDTIDNYMNHLTIDEQHVREVRLRGQNMIELISLKIADIFESTQATLLLENINQKSDKDNQATEKSTGDFGFVPPYANCLSCLRYLPRIVGPILRFSTELAQLGISSHSVEILKELTTVVLTRTVDAISATKLRDISNFYKLEDWQVYQTVPLDVETKKSVEYGITQFPEIVRIFQELSIRTIRDILFSFEKLPVFNGISIVSYPSKKLLANVEMQQIVSLESVLEAILKNAAKDKDNPRNFHTILTLTNLQYIREVTFTHTLQYFDEAFEWNLKSKNLELFNLLVKMEQSIFGNYLSDLKINLRDILEMKFREISWATFTSNSFRVSDYIIEGLMVLVTVHSECFRMGPQLINKILKETQIFISKYLFESFKPLIGNISSDGLLQITVDLQFFQSVLTDLLENDTKVTLTACLQNCFQNNTTKMKKCIQETTPIVEANLTRTSTQFAAFK, encoded by the coding sequence atgaGTAATCCTTTTGATATAACtgaaaatcaattattgGATTTCTATGAATTAAACTCGTTAGATCCCAAAGATTCATGGCTTTCAAATTCCACAAAAACAACAGATTTGAGCAAATGGCAAAATGTATCTGATTTTCAAGACGAATCatatgaaatattgaagGATCTAATGAATCAGAAGAtattagataataataacccttcaaataattcacAAATCAATAATGACATAGTAGCTGATCCActgaataataaaaaaatgttagaagttttgaatatgaataaaataCCATTAGAAATGCAATcgaattttttgattaataataaaaaattcgATGTCATTAAATTTCTAAAGGTTATTCATGATAAAGATTCTTTTGAAGATCTTTCTCAATCTTTAGATAACTTAGATAACAATCTAAAGAATCAATCTAAAGAGTTAAGAATGTTAATTCAAGATAATTTCACAAAGTACGTAAAGGTGAAAAACAGAGTTGATCAAATTTAcgaaaatttttcatccCAAGATAGATCAAATAGTAGAAACTCTATAGATATCGAAGCTTTAAATGGGAAGTTGGATGATGCAGTGAAAGCTACTAATCAGAGACTGAAACCACTATACGAATCTGCTAATAAGATAGCTAATTATGAAAAAGCAAAGACTTTCTTTGAAGAAAACaagttatatattaattcaCCAAAATTATTGAGAACATATTTAgagaaaaaagaatatcGAAGTTTAATGgtagaatatttaaatgctctaaataattataacGAATTAAAAGTTTCGTACGAAAAGCATAATATAAAACTAccaacaataataacaagAATACACCTTGAAAAcgaaaaattaattgaaagtTATAGATGTCATATCTGggaagatttattaaatctaGAAAATGATGTCACTCAAGAACAATTTTTACAAttgatatcaaaattattagacTTAGACTGCAATCAAGGAAACCCTATTCTTAAATGGATTTCTAAAAGATTAGATTCTTTTATTACTCAATTCGAAGAATTATCGGTAGAATTTAGGggtaaaattattaattcgGGAAAAgcaatattatcaaatttcaaGGACTCAAGTGAAGATGCCGTTGACTTAAGTCATTATTTATCAGTAGAAACTATCTCCAATGACTATTCAAGTTCCTTTAAAGAAACTTCTGAGGATATCAATCATAACAATAGCATGTCAAATAATAGAAATGTAAATGAACTTGTAACATCAGATAAAAAGTTCAACgaaaatagaaaattagGGGTTCTTCctattgaatttttaacaGATTCCTCAATTATAATCGAAATGTGGCTGTTAATCTTAAGATATATAGATCTAATAGAAAAGTGCTCTAGacaatttattgaattctgGGATCatgttgaaaaatttatgGACGGCTCTTATAAAAGTATTTTgttaaatgataaaaagaaagaaaatattttgggAAATATGGATACCATAGACAATTATATGAATCATTTGACCATTGATGAACAGCATGTAAGAGAGGTAAGATTACGTGGTCAAAACATGATAGAATTGATATCTCTGAAAATAGctgatatttttgaatctaCTCAAGCTACTTTGTTacttgaaaatataaaccAAAAAAGCGATAAAGATAATCAAGCAACAGAAAAATCAACTGGTGATTTTGGATTTGTACCCCCATATGCAAACTGTTTAAGTTGTTTGAGATATTTACCAAGAATCGTAGGGCCTATATTAAGATTTTCTACTGAGTTGGCTCAACTTGGCATTAGCTCCCACTCtgttgaaatattaaaagagTTGACTACCGTTGTTTTGACACGTACTGTTGATGCTATATCAGCTACCAAGCTAAGAGATATATCGAATTTCTataaattagaagattGGCAAGTGTATCAAACTGTTCCATTAGATGTTGAAACTAAGAAGTCAGTTGAATATGGTATTACACAGTTCCCTGAAATAGTCCGTATCTTTCAAGAGTTAAGTATTAGAACTATTAGAGATAttcttttctcttttgaaaaacttCCTGTATTTAATGGTATCTCTATTGTAAGCTATCCAAGCAAGAAACTGCTGGCAAATGTAGAAATGCAACAAATCGTTTCTTTGGAATCTGTTTTGGAAGctatattaaaaaatgcaGCTAAAGATAAGGATAATCCTCGTAACTTCCATACTATTTTAACATTGAcaaatttacaatatatCAGAGAGGTTACATTTACTCACAcattacaatattttgatgaGGCATTTGAATGGAACTTGAAAAGCAAAAACCTTGaactttttaatttattagttAAAATGGAACAATCGATTTTTGGTAATTATTTATcagatttgaaaattaatCTAAGAGATATATTAGAAATGAAGTTCCGCGAGATAAGTTGGGCCACTTTTActtctaattcttttagAGTTAGtgattatattattgaaggTCTGATGGTTTTGGTTACTGTTCACAGTGAATGTTTTAGAATGGGACctcaattaataaataaaatattgaaagaaacACAAATTTTCATCtccaaatatttatttgaatccTTCAAGCCTTTAATTGGCAATATTTCTTCTGATGGTTTACTTCAAATTACAGTTGATTTACAATTTTTCCAATCTGTACTAACAGActtattagaaaatgatacaAAGGTTACATTAACTGCTTGTTTACaaaattgttttcaaaataatacaactaaaatgaaaaaatgtATTCAAGAAACAACACCAATTGTTGAAGCCAACTTGACAAGAACAAGTACTCAATTTGCCGCATTCAAATAA
- the RMP1 gene encoding Rmp1p (similar to Saccharomyces cerevisiae RMP1 (YLR145W); ancestral locus Anc_8.353), with amino-acid sequence MSKNDINHKDIYLELHQEYRLIHLLYHRNKNQHRIAIWWKWFSILKRSCSKVVEILQRRSLTGRNVTKLYNLIHKFLKQQINKLIYVFNSIIALGQFITLGVVLVGLLSRIYRIYNNLFELYHPLFKVYNLNNIIAESNKLENESQLEKILEKVSHEELGDVITDESVLIKTSNYDNNLDILNTLSEVRNIKESAAGTKPKSHSISDTKVSTKLDKKKKNKKKRSKSDIDSIFG; translated from the coding sequence atgtCAAAAAACGATATCAACCATAAAGATATATACTTAGAATTACACCAAGAATACAGACTGATACATCTGCTTTATcatagaaataaaaatcagCACAGGATAGCAATTTGGTGGAAATGGTTCAgtatattgaaaagaagTTGCAGTAAAGTAGTGGAGATTCTCCAAAGACGTAGTCTAACAGGTAGAAATGTAACTAAATTATACAATTTGATACACAAATTTCTAAAGCAACAGATTAACAAACTAATATATGTATTCAATAGTATAATTGCATTAGGCCAATTTATTACCTTAGGTGTTGTGCTTGTAGGCTTATTATCAAGAATTTATAGGATTTATAATAACCTATTTGAACTATACCATCCTTTATTCAAAGTGTATAAtctcaataatataatagcaGAAAGCAATAAACTCGAAAATGAATCccaattagaaaaaatattggaaaAGGTATCGCATGAAGAGCTTGGAGATGTTATAACTGATGAATCGGTACTTATAAAAACTAGTAATTACGATAATAATCTGGATATTCTCAACACTTTAAGTGAAGTGCGTAACATTAAAGAAAGTGCTGCTGGAACGAAACCCAAGTCTCATTCTATTAGTGATACAAAAGTATCAACAAAATTGgataagaagaagaagaataagaagaaaagatCAAAATCTGATATTGATAGTATTTTTggataa
- the TPHA0A01440 gene encoding uncharacterized protein (similar to Saccharomyces cerevisiae ACF2 (YLR144C); ancestral locus Anc_8.352): MSQLNRPVPSVNIEEIPLTAPPPYTELDPNASNESSNYSGSSVLRIPPRIPSRTNINRLIPVPKVPSRSNSIIRRQEERIQPPIPNRISGNDRYSPGPKLPPRPSSASDTPELPARLSSTGNSPVLPARPQFSPSRSNSYSRGSDCDGPPLPTRPSSRSNSENITTNLQGWYSQDPIDQQMDNLNLSNTLFDTKLGKDAPPSMFTRTDHDVQIPNVYPQYLPIETNKFYGNILLGDQTLPIWTHPYSVWYSKEDEFRGLAISHTKASQRVFGDGDPPQFFFSPPKINSLTLSAMEFQNSGNMDLQIKNPKHMSVNLEFRLSNDQFMQTPLIQGMGFVSAVYHYITPVIYSSIGFRSLEELPAISRYTQKFESILENGRKWIIYISSPDNTRIAFKKMSNNAYSADKRLPEILLQTVVDGINEIDNAAGCYPVDCVLSAISTNSTSKYGFHYKTIGFSNSGSTLMFALPHHVETFTEEMTNRKVDLYLDSTVKGIMTAYITNDFDMELATIKDLGFQPFSTIPGKNKVEYNNEQLEKIRNAASMEVMGDVIGESNLDSMYFSGKILAKYAWILYCCQFILNDSNLVNILLPKLKLAMRNFTTNTQKLPLRYDTSWKGIISSGNESQDFGNSYYNDHHFHSSYHVQAAAIIVYVEKQLGTLDWYYENKEWVEVLIRDYANPIEDKYFPVYRSFDWYHGHSWAKGLFASGDGKDQESSSEDVNAAYALKLWSIASDDQNLGHLSDIQLAVLQKSITHYFLYASNNITEPFPFIKNKVSGILFENKIDHTTYFGNLPQYIHMIHAIPITPASSFIRTPQFVKEEWDCILSQIVGGIEDGWKGIIMLNVALFNPTMSYQFFSSDTFDKKFLDPGQSLTWSLVYSAAFT, from the coding sequence ATGTCACAGTTGAATAGGCCAGTTCCTTCTGTAAATATTGAAGAGATACCACTAACAGCACCTCCTCCATATACTGAATTAGATCCGAATGCATCTAATGAAAGTTCTAACTATTCAGGATCATCTGTGCTACGGATACCCCCTAGAATTCCGTCAAGGACCAATATTAATAGATTGATTCCAGTTCCAAAAGTACCAAGTAGAAGTAATAGCATCATAAGACGACAGGAAGAGCGAATTCAACCACCTATACCAAATAGAATTAGTGGGAATGATCGATACTCACCTGGTCCAAAATTACCCCCAAGACCTTCTAGCGCTAGTGATACACCTGAGTTACCGGCAAGACTATCAAGCACTGGGAATTCACCTGTGTTGCCTGCAAGACCACAATTTAGCCCTTCACGCTCAAATTCTTATTCCAGAGGTTCTGATTGCGATGGACCACCTTTACCAACTAGACCGTCATCTAGAAGTAATTCTGAAAATATAACCACAAATTTGCAAGGCTGGTATTCTCAAGATCCAATTGATCAGCAAATGgataatttaaatctttCGAATACGCTTTTTGATACAAAACTTGGAAAGGATGCACCTCCTTCGATGTTTACTAGAACAGACCATGATGTTCAAATTCCAAATGTCTATCCACAATATTTACCGATcgaaacaaataaattttatggTAATATTCTTTTAGGTGATCAGACATTGCCTATATGGACACATCCATATTCAGTATGGTATTCTAAAGAAGATGAGTTCAGAGGGTTAGCCATATCACACACAAAAGCTTCTCAAAGAGTGTTTGGAGATGGAGATCCGcctcaatttttttttagtCCACCTAAAATTAACTCATTGACGCTCAGTGCAATGGAGTTCCAAAATAGTGGCAACATGGATTTACAAATTAAAAACCCAAAACACATGTCAGTAAATTTAGAATTCAGGCTTTCAAATGACCAATTTATGCAAACCCCACTAATACAGGGTATGGGATTTGTTTCAGCTgtttatcattatattaCACCGGTTATTTATTCTAGTATTGGGTTTCGTTCTCTAGAAGAGCTTCCAGCTATCAGTAGATATACTCAAAAATTTGAGTcaatattagaaaatggTAGAAAATGGATTATATACATTTCTAGTCCTGATAATACAAGAATtgcatttaaaaaaatgagCAACAACGCATACTCTGCTGACAAACGTTTACCTGAGATACTCTTACAAACTGTGGTAGATGgtattaatgaaatagaCAATGCAGCAGGATGTTATCCAGTTGATTGTGTTTTGTCTGCAATTAGTACAAATTCAACTAGTAAATACGgttttcattataaaacaattggATTTTCTAACTCTGGGTCTACATTGATGTTTGCATTACCGCACCATGTAGAAACATTTACTGAAGAGATGACGAATAGAAAAGTAGACTTATACTTGGATTCGACAGTTAAAGGTATAATGACTGCTTATATAACTAATGATTTTGATATGGAGTTAGCTACTATAAAAGACTTGGGATTTCAACCATTTTCTACAATCCCAggaaaaaataaagttgaatacaataatgaacaattagaaaaaattagaaatgcAGCTAGCATGGAAGTTATGGGGGATGTTATAGGTGAATCAAATCTAGATTCCATGTATTTTTCTGGTAAGATCTTAGCAAAATACGCTTGGATTTTGTATTGCTGTCAATTTATTCTGAATGATTCCAACCTTGTTAATATTCTTCTTCCCAAATTAAAATTAGCAATGAGAAATTTTACTACTAACACTCAAAAATTACCGTTAAGATATGATACCAGCTGGAAGGGTATCATTTCTTCAGGAAATGAATCACAGGATTTTGGGAATTCATACTATAATGATCACCATTTTCATTCTAGTTATCATGTCCAAGCAGCTGCCATTATTGTTTATGTCGAAAAGCAGTTAGGTACTTTAGATTGGTACTACGAAAATAAAGAGTGGGTAGAGGTTTTGATTAGAGATTATGCGAATCCAATAGaagataaatattttccaGTTTATAGATCGTTTGATTGGTATCATGGCCACTCGTGGGCAAAGGGACTATTTGCAAGTGGAGATGGTAAAGATCAAGAATCATCATCTGAAGATGTCAATGCAGCATACGCCCTAAAACTTTGGAGTATCGCGTCAGATGATCAAAATTTAGGGCACCTAAGCGACATCCAGCTAGCAGTCCTACAGAAATCTATTACCCATTATTTCCTTTATGccagtaataatattactGAACCATTTccttttattaaaaataaggTAAGtggaatattatttgaaaataaaatcgaCCATACGACATATTTCGGAAATTTACCACAATATATCCATATGATTCATGCAATTCCTATTACCCCGGCATCTTCATTTATCAGAACACCTCAGTTTGTAAAAGAAGAATGGGATTGTATACTTAGTCAAATAGTCGGTGGCATTGAAGACGGGTGGAAAGGTATTATAATGTTAAACGTCGCTCTATTCAATCCAACAATGTCGTACCAATTTTTTAGCTCAGACACTTTTGACAAGAAATTTTTGGATCCTGGTCAAAGTTTGACTTGGTCTTTGGTGTATTCAGCTGCATTTACCTAA
- the SPE4 gene encoding spermine synthase (similar to Saccharomyces cerevisiae SPE4 (YLR146C); ancestral locus Anc_8.354), with protein MAMEHPLIKDCWFREINDEHFPGQALMLKVVEILHWSKSEFQDILVFKSAEYGNVLVLDGIIQCSERDEFAYQEMISHIPLFSHKDPKRVLVIGGGDGGVIREVVKHDCVESATLVEIDNAVIELSKKYLKNMSTSLNHPKVKIELCDGFRYLKDAANSTDEDRYDVIITDSSDPDGPAEAFFQKEYFELLHSALKDDGIVIAQTSENIWLDINYLKNLMKTAKSVFTNTKYCYTMVPTYTSGQLGLVVCSKDENNELTSPSREITDREQNNLRYYNASIHSASFVLPTWADKVINQK; from the coding sequence ATGGCAATGGAACATCCACTTATTAAAGATTGTTGGTTTAGAGAAATTAATGATGAGCATTTCCCAGGCCAAGCATTGATGTTAAAAGTTGTAGAGATTCTGCATTGGTCTAAGAGTGAGtttcaagatattttaGTATTTAAAAGTGCAGAATACGGAAATGTATTAGTTTTGGATGGTATAATCCAATGCTCTGAAAGAGATGAGTTTGCATATCAAGAAATGATTTCCCATATCCCATTATTCTCCCATAAAGATCCTAAAAGAGTATTGGTTATTGGTGGAGGTGATGGTGGTGTCATAAGGGAAGTTGTTAAACATGATTGCGTTGAATCTGCTACATTAGTAGAAATTGACAACGCAGTTATTGaactttcaaaaaaatacttaaaaaatatgtCTACATCTTTAAATCATCCTAAAGTGAAGATTGAACTTTGCGATGGCTTtagatatttaaaagatgcTGCCAACTCGACAGATGAGGATAGGTACGATGTAATTATTACAGATTCCTCAGATCCAGATGGTCCTGCTGAAGCCTTCTTCCAAAAGGAGTATTTTGAGCTACTTCATAGTGCATTAAAAGATGATGGTATTGTGATTGCACAGACTTCTGAAAATATCTGGTTAGATATCAATTAtctgaaaaatttgatgaaaacTGCTAAATCAGTTTTCACAAATACGAAATACTGCTATACTATGGTTCCTACATATACGTCTGGTCAATTGGGTCTTGTCGTCTGCAGTAAAGATGAAAACAATGAGTTAACGAGCCCTTCTCGTGAAATCACTGATAGAGAACAAAACAATCTAAGATATTATAATGCCTCGATTCATTCAGCATCATTTGTGTTACCAACTTGGGCTGACAAAGTCATCAATCAAAAGTGA